One Sagittula stellata E-37 genomic window carries:
- a CDS encoding uracil-DNA glycosylase codes for MKPPQSWCQLPFFQQDLPRIAADLAGKDDVLPPGDERFAALEACAPADVKVVILGQDPYPTPGHAHGFAFSVAPEVALPRSLNNIYKEMSEDLGSCPANGDLRFWADQGVLLLNTALTVPAGQAGGHSRLGWSELTRQVLNSLSDKPRAFLLWGKHAQGFASDIHGDSHLVLKTAHPSPLSARRGFFGSRPFSRINDWLKTQGAAPINWTGEAP; via the coding sequence ATGAAACCTCCCCAATCCTGGTGCCAACTGCCGTTCTTCCAGCAGGATCTTCCCCGTATCGCTGCGGATCTTGCAGGCAAGGACGATGTTCTGCCACCAGGGGACGAACGTTTCGCGGCCCTGGAGGCCTGCGCACCTGCCGACGTCAAGGTGGTGATCCTTGGCCAGGATCCCTACCCCACGCCGGGCCACGCACATGGATTTGCGTTTTCCGTCGCACCGGAGGTTGCCCTCCCCCGATCGCTGAACAACATCTACAAGGAGATGTCCGAAGATCTGGGATCCTGTCCGGCAAACGGCGATTTAAGGTTCTGGGCCGATCAGGGCGTCCTTTTGCTTAACACCGCCCTTACAGTTCCCGCGGGTCAGGCCGGTGGCCATTCGAGGCTCGGATGGTCCGAACTGACGCGCCAGGTGCTGAATAGCCTGTCCGACAAGCCACGTGCTTTCCTGTTATGGGGCAAGCATGCCCAAGGCTTCGCCAGCGACATACATGGCGACAGCCATCTCGTTCTGAAGACAGCACATCCGTCGCCCTTGTCCGCCCGTCGCGGCTTTTTCGGCTCGCGGCCCTTTTCCCGCATCAACGACTGGCTTAAGACGCAAGGCGCCGCACCTATCAACTGGACCGGAGAGGCGCCATGA
- the trpC gene encoding indole-3-glycerol phosphate synthase TrpC: MTQTILDKIKAYKLEEIAADKRAKPLSEVEAEAREASPVRPFAKALYEAARTGYGLIAEVKKASPSKGLIRSDFEPARLAQAYEAGGATCLSVLTDTPSFQGAKHFLVEARQATALPVLRKDFMYDTFQVAEARALGADCILIIMASVSDGQAAELEDAAATWGMDALIEVHDEAELDRALDLKSPLIGINNRNLKTFETTLDTTRTLSKRLPEGRFLISESGLNTPADLADMAGYGARAFLIGESLMRQENVREATETLLKNPVPA, translated from the coding sequence ATGACCCAGACGATCCTCGACAAGATCAAGGCCTACAAGCTGGAGGAGATCGCCGCCGACAAGCGCGCCAAACCGTTGTCCGAGGTCGAGGCCGAAGCCCGCGAAGCATCGCCTGTCCGGCCCTTTGCCAAAGCACTGTACGAGGCGGCACGGACCGGTTACGGTTTGATTGCCGAGGTCAAGAAAGCCAGCCCGTCCAAGGGGTTGATCCGCTCCGACTTCGAACCGGCGCGGCTCGCGCAAGCTTATGAGGCCGGTGGCGCCACCTGCTTGTCAGTGCTGACCGACACGCCATCTTTTCAGGGTGCGAAACACTTCCTTGTCGAAGCCCGCCAGGCCACCGCACTGCCCGTCTTGCGCAAAGACTTCATGTACGACACGTTCCAGGTTGCAGAGGCGCGCGCGCTTGGGGCGGACTGCATCCTTATCATCATGGCCTCCGTTTCGGACGGACAGGCGGCGGAACTCGAAGACGCCGCGGCGACATGGGGCATGGATGCCCTGATTGAGGTGCACGACGAGGCAGAGCTCGACCGCGCGCTTGATCTGAAATCGCCGCTGATCGGGATCAATAACCGTAACCTGAAGACGTTCGAGACGACGCTCGACACGACCCGGACTCTGTCAAAACGTTTGCCTGAGGGACGCTTCCTGATCTCCGAATCCGGTCTCAATACGCCTGCCGATCTGGCAGACATGGCCGGTTACGGTGCCCGTGCTTTCCTGATCGGCGAAAGCCTGATGCGCCAGGAGAATGTGCGGGAAGCGACCGAAACCTTGCTGAAAAATCCCGTTCCGGCCTGA
- the moaC gene encoding cyclic pyranopterin monophosphate synthase MoaC, producing MSDLTHFDDRGAAHMVDVSEKAVTARVATAEGWVRMAQETFNLITEGHAKKGDVIGVARLAGIMGAKKTPELIPLCHPLPVTKVSVDLEPDADLPGLRIAATVKTTGQTGVEMEALTAVSTAALTVYDMVKAVDKAMEIGGIRVILKDGGKSGRYEAS from the coding sequence ATGAGCGACCTGACGCATTTCGACGATCGCGGCGCAGCCCATATGGTGGACGTTTCCGAAAAGGCGGTGACGGCCCGCGTCGCCACCGCCGAAGGCTGGGTCCGTATGGCACAAGAGACATTCAACCTGATCACCGAGGGGCATGCCAAGAAGGGTGACGTGATCGGCGTCGCACGGCTGGCCGGGATCATGGGCGCGAAGAAGACGCCCGAACTGATCCCGCTCTGTCACCCCTTGCCCGTGACCAAGGTGTCCGTTGACCTCGAACCCGACGCGGATCTTCCGGGCCTGCGCATTGCTGCGACGGTCAAGACAACCGGCCAGACCGGGGTTGAAATGGAAGCGCTGACCGCGGTCTCGACCGCAGCGTTGACCGTCTACGACATGGTCAAGGCGGTCGACAAGGCGATGGAGATCGGGGGCATCCGGGTGATCCTGAAAGACGGAGGAAAATCCGGGCGTTACGAGGCATCATGA
- a CDS encoding molybdopterin molybdotransferase MoeA, with the protein MISVAEALAQLFSLVRPMETEEIPLVSASGRTLARAVSAKRDQPPFPSSAMDGYAVADAAPGMTFTVIGESAAGHRFDRAVAEGQAVRIFTGAPVPAGATHVVIQEDVTRDGDLITVGNRLDQGANIRPAGTDFAENARFDAPKTLNPFDIALLASMNVARVPVARKPKVALISTGDELVMPGETPGPDQIIVSNTFGLHALLSANGAAPRILPIARDNKDSLRHAFSLIDDADLVITIGGASVGDHDLVAPVAAELGMDRAFHKVAMRPGKPLMSGRLAETMMIGLPGNPVSAMVCGQVFVLPVIRAMLGLPRQAAPRRSALLKDALPANGNREHYMRAILDTDGLRAATRQDSSLLSVLSGANALLVRPVDDPAREVGERVEYIPLN; encoded by the coding sequence ATGATCTCGGTCGCTGAAGCCCTCGCACAGTTGTTCTCTCTTGTGCGACCGATGGAGACGGAAGAGATTCCGCTGGTGTCGGCGTCGGGCCGGACATTGGCGCGCGCCGTTTCGGCAAAGCGAGACCAGCCACCTTTCCCCTCCTCGGCCATGGACGGTTATGCGGTGGCTGATGCTGCTCCGGGGATGACCTTTACCGTGATCGGCGAAAGTGCCGCAGGTCATCGGTTCGACCGCGCAGTTGCCGAAGGTCAAGCCGTGCGCATCTTCACCGGCGCCCCCGTACCGGCAGGCGCAACCCACGTGGTGATCCAGGAAGACGTGACGCGGGACGGCGACCTTATCACAGTGGGGAACAGGCTGGACCAAGGGGCCAACATCCGGCCAGCTGGCACCGACTTTGCGGAAAACGCCCGTTTTGATGCCCCGAAAACCCTCAACCCGTTCGATATTGCTCTGCTCGCCTCGATGAACGTCGCTCGCGTGCCGGTGGCTCGGAAGCCGAAGGTTGCCCTGATCTCTACCGGGGACGAACTAGTGATGCCCGGGGAAACTCCGGGTCCCGATCAGATCATCGTGTCGAACACCTTCGGCCTGCATGCCCTGCTGAGCGCAAATGGCGCCGCGCCGCGTATCCTGCCCATCGCGCGGGACAACAAGGACTCTCTCAGGCACGCCTTCTCGCTGATTGACGACGCCGATCTGGTCATTACCATCGGCGGTGCGTCTGTCGGCGACCACGACCTTGTGGCCCCTGTCGCGGCAGAACTGGGCATGGACCGCGCCTTCCACAAGGTGGCGATGCGGCCCGGCAAACCCCTCATGTCCGGCAGGCTGGCCGAGACGATGATGATCGGACTGCCGGGCAACCCGGTCTCTGCAATGGTCTGCGGACAGGTCTTTGTCCTGCCGGTGATCCGCGCCATGCTGGGCCTTCCCCGGCAGGCTGCGCCCCGACGCTCCGCTTTGCTGAAGGACGCCCTGCCCGCGAACGGCAATCGCGAACACTACATGCGCGCCATTCTGGACACGGACGGACTTCGGGCTGCGACGCGCCAGGACTCCAGCCTGCTGAGCGTTCTGAGCGGCGCCAATGCCCTGCTGGTCCGCCCGGTAGACGATCCTGCACGCGAGGTCGGTGAGCGCGTGGAGTACATTCCACTCAACTGA
- the lexA gene encoding transcriptional repressor LexA: MLTKKQLDLLDFINKRMARDGVPPSFDEMKDALDLRSKSGIHRLITALEERGFIRRLAHRARAIEIVKLPESLGGAPAGFSPRVIEGDRPDNTPGRATEINTLDVTELPIMGRIAAGVPIESINDEPPGIAVPGMMLKGQGRHYALEVRGDSMIEAGINDGDVVVIRETSDAADGDIVVAQIEGYEATLKRFRRKGEMIVLEAANPAYEPRVLPRGDVNVQGRLVGLIRTY, from the coding sequence ATGCTGACCAAGAAACAACTGGACCTGCTGGATTTCATCAACAAGCGGATGGCGCGTGACGGTGTGCCGCCCAGCTTCGACGAGATGAAGGATGCGCTCGACCTGCGGTCCAAATCCGGCATCCACCGGTTGATCACCGCACTGGAAGAGCGCGGCTTTATCCGTCGGCTTGCGCATCGTGCCCGCGCGATCGAGATCGTCAAGCTGCCCGAAAGCCTCGGCGGTGCGCCAGCCGGGTTTTCGCCGCGCGTGATCGAGGGCGACCGCCCTGACAACACGCCCGGCCGCGCGACCGAGATCAACACTCTGGATGTGACGGAGCTGCCAATCATGGGCCGCATCGCCGCCGGCGTGCCCATCGAGTCGATCAACGACGAGCCGCCGGGCATCGCAGTGCCGGGCATGATGCTGAAGGGTCAGGGCCGCCACTATGCGCTGGAAGTTCGGGGCGACTCGATGATCGAGGCGGGTATCAACGATGGCGATGTCGTCGTGATACGCGAAACCAGCGATGCAGCGGACGGTGACATCGTGGTGGCCCAGATCGAGGGCTACGAGGCGACGCTCAAACGCTTTCGCCGCAAGGGTGAGATGATCGTTCTGGAAGCGGCAAACCCCGCGTACGAGCCGCGCGTGCTTCCACGTGGGGACGTCAATGTGCAAGGACGCCTTGTCGGATTGATCCGCACTTACTGA